In one Mucilaginibacter sp. PAMB04168 genomic region, the following are encoded:
- a CDS encoding PRTRC system protein E, whose product MTSPTKTMKTDFFNHIATAHTPGNWKLTIQTDDKHNFTVSVLFTAAHGGDGAARLIPPMILQGTAEELDNGFFEAIAVPVQQTASLCW is encoded by the coding sequence ATGACCTCACCGACTAAGACCATGAAAACCGACTTTTTTAATCATATCGCTACCGCTCACACTCCCGGCAACTGGAAACTGACCATTCAGACCGACGACAAGCATAATTTTACGGTATCCGTCCTGTTCACCGCCGCCCACGGCGGTGACGGTGCAGCCCGGCTGATACCGCCCATGATTTTGCAGGGTACGGCCGAGGAACTGGATAACGGGTTCTTTGAAGCCATCGCTGTGCCGGTACAGCAAACGGCCAGCCTGTGCTGGTAA
- a CDS encoding DUF932 domain-containing protein, whose product MAHHLNQNENTGEYSFFSVKERAWHGLGTIVEQYPTSAEAIRFAGLDYTVEKRPLFTYDTENYTGDPDRDFLVPEIEVPNYFATIRTDTEQVLGVVGKDYEIVQNTDAFTFFDAIVGGGDGILYETAGALGKGERIFITAKLPGYIRVGHDDFIEKYLFLTTSHDGLGSITAAFTPIRVVCNNTLNAAMRNLSGTIRIRHTASANDRLKQAHTLMGVTSNLGHELEAVFNHWAKVRITDSEVKRLIQVAMAPNKETLNKLTSGKTEELSGYYTNSVERVYEYALSSPTQQMDTTAGTVFGAYNAITGYFQNVRTYKDGDAKFKSIIEGTAKQRAQTAFDLCMDFSKHLGDNLLMFN is encoded by the coding sequence ATGGCACATCACCTTAATCAAAACGAAAACACAGGCGAATACAGCTTTTTCAGTGTCAAAGAAAGGGCATGGCACGGCCTGGGGACTATTGTCGAACAATACCCGACCAGCGCGGAGGCTATCCGCTTTGCGGGGCTGGACTATACGGTTGAGAAACGCCCCCTGTTCACCTACGATACGGAGAACTATACCGGCGACCCTGACCGTGACTTCCTTGTTCCTGAAATCGAAGTCCCTAACTACTTTGCCACCATCCGCACGGATACCGAGCAGGTGTTAGGCGTGGTCGGCAAGGACTACGAAATCGTACAGAACACAGATGCCTTTACCTTTTTCGATGCCATCGTTGGCGGGGGAGATGGTATCCTGTACGAGACCGCCGGTGCGTTAGGCAAAGGCGAGCGCATATTCATCACCGCCAAGCTGCCTGGCTACATCCGTGTCGGTCATGACGACTTCATTGAAAAATACCTGTTCCTGACCACTTCCCATGACGGTTTGGGCAGCATCACCGCAGCTTTTACACCCATCCGCGTAGTTTGTAACAACACGCTGAATGCAGCGATGCGCAATTTATCAGGAACCATCAGGATACGGCACACCGCATCGGCGAACGACCGCCTGAAACAGGCGCACACGCTCATGGGCGTCACGTCCAACTTAGGACATGAACTCGAAGCGGTGTTTAACCATTGGGCGAAAGTGCGCATTACCGACAGCGAGGTCAAAAGACTGATTCAAGTGGCGATGGCTCCCAATAAGGAAACGCTGAACAAACTGACATCAGGCAAGACCGAAGAATTGTCGGGTTACTACACCAATTCCGTAGAGCGGGTTTATGAGTATGCCCTAAGCAGCCCGACACAGCAAATGGACACCACGGCGGGAACGGTCTTTGGTGCCTACAATGCCATCACGGGCTACTTTCAGAACGTCCGCACCTACAAGGACGGGGACGCCAAGTTCAAGTCCATTATCGAGGGCACAGCCAAACAACGTGCGCAAACCGCTTTTGATTTGTGCATGGACTTTTCCAAACACTTAGGCGATAACCTTTTAATGTTCAATTAA
- the ssb gene encoding single-stranded DNA-binding protein, translating into MQFTGRLTADAEVRQVKHDKKVTAFTVAVNKRYKTREGEKREKTSFIRCAYWVNPGLAIDLTKGAIVEVNGLIEAEAWTDKTGRIQASLTCSVDTVKLYSGTAAKTTASAQPEEEKSMPAASGGTPPEDDDLPF; encoded by the coding sequence ATGCAGTTCACAGGAAGATTAACCGCAGACGCTGAAGTCAGGCAAGTCAAACATGATAAAAAAGTAACGGCCTTTACCGTAGCCGTTAACAAACGCTACAAGACCCGCGAAGGGGAGAAGCGCGAGAAGACCTCTTTTATCCGCTGTGCCTATTGGGTCAACCCCGGGCTGGCCATCGACCTTACTAAAGGTGCCATCGTGGAAGTCAACGGCCTTATCGAAGCAGAAGCATGGACGGACAAAACGGGCAGGATACAGGCCAGCCTCACCTGCAGCGTTGATACCGTTAAGCTGTACAGCGGTACGGCTGCTAAAACCACCGCTTCAGCGCAACCCGAAGAAGAAAAGTCCATGCCTGCTGCTTCAGGCGGTACACCGCCCGAGGATGACGACCTGCCTTTCTAA
- a CDS encoding P-loop NTPase fold protein — MNRLFASNKENWLLKLRRFITHRYLITFGFPVLILLLIHGLLESFFSTVLVVPILSNISTSLSNDCIFALLALYIFILFLSRVKDFVPSTSALLLQFLLAAAYLYYRFQPGKPWYFYSFDTIKPLYYADLLLELLVFNSIILLIYLNKKKEIKGGGGFFDDTSLGQTKPDKLNYEAYVRNIVNRIEVTSSETAIAIGINGKWGSGKTSFFDLMKRSMSKQQIISVNFDPWNSLSPNAIIKDFFDTVQSAIRPFHSQLPRLLNNYTDKLINLHDEGWGKAISEFKALVVSEPSLNSLYEEINKAIKAIDKKIVVYIDDLDRLDNDEIAEVIRLIRNTANFSNTFFIVAYDRNYVIAALKAKNAFNHSNFLEKIFQMEINLPFFDEKVIRQSLAEQLKTFYDPAYHKEIEAEIVGTPSASPYYFKGWIETLRDVSRLSNGLTLNLNDLLKEVVFSEFIRLEILRLKFPSVHESLYQKTDLFFDQVDTNTSKGYILKSINDDRGKKHQLTKESSEFELYLRTNASRLGIEQEEIFKVVEYVDDLFGESKLTARFRSHLSVVYPSRFRLYFAYSLIDGALSEAEFTKARSAGADSLIQQIDKWRDSGSSYDVYRRFLQIKTFDDRKDFETIVEGILYFARQPSNGGQYGFDHKPLAAILSDHENRNSKRFYNGDHETYVNYVRTLFDRARSPYTFDINFLEHLNKEFNDSFPIGKQERLGICLHYLEKYANSIKSWDNNMWDLFHSCSYKEWTSTGGNAHKSETIYPDECKKIMVSAVRQHLTSFMEAIIVFAPFSKTHMYISEVVETIFGSYDAFGDFLDSMDDTFYNHLREFKKFFKILRDSDFKNAVPYHFESLHPKPRGHFD, encoded by the coding sequence ATGAATAGATTATTTGCAAGCAACAAAGAAAACTGGCTTCTGAAATTACGTCGTTTTATAACGCACAGATATTTGATAACTTTTGGATTTCCGGTGCTAATACTTCTTTTAATCCACGGCTTATTAGAGTCATTCTTCAGTACTGTCTTGGTAGTCCCCATCTTATCCAACATCAGCACATCGCTCTCCAATGATTGTATTTTCGCGCTGTTGGCGCTTTATATTTTTATACTGTTCCTTTCCAGAGTAAAAGACTTCGTTCCTTCCACCAGTGCTTTACTTTTACAATTCCTACTCGCTGCAGCTTACCTGTACTACCGCTTTCAGCCAGGGAAACCTTGGTACTTCTACTCTTTTGATACGATAAAGCCACTGTATTACGCTGACTTACTTCTTGAACTGTTGGTGTTCAACAGTATAATCTTGCTGATATATTTAAATAAAAAAAAAGAAATCAAAGGTGGCGGAGGCTTCTTCGACGACACCTCTCTTGGGCAGACCAAGCCGGATAAATTGAATTACGAAGCTTATGTGAGGAATATTGTGAACCGGATTGAGGTCACCTCATCTGAAACTGCAATCGCTATTGGGATCAATGGTAAATGGGGCAGCGGCAAAACGTCCTTTTTTGATTTGATGAAAAGGTCGATGTCAAAACAGCAGATCATATCGGTAAACTTTGATCCCTGGAATTCACTATCACCTAATGCCATCATCAAGGACTTTTTTGATACAGTACAATCAGCGATACGTCCATTTCATTCGCAATTACCTCGGCTGCTTAACAACTATACAGACAAACTCATTAATCTTCATGACGAAGGATGGGGAAAAGCGATCAGCGAATTCAAGGCGCTTGTCGTCTCCGAGCCATCACTCAATTCTTTATATGAAGAAATCAATAAAGCAATAAAGGCCATCGATAAAAAAATTGTCGTTTACATTGATGATCTGGACCGGTTGGACAATGATGAAATTGCTGAAGTGATCCGTTTGATCCGAAACACAGCAAACTTCAGCAATACTTTCTTTATAGTTGCCTATGATCGCAATTACGTGATTGCCGCACTTAAAGCGAAAAATGCATTCAACCATTCTAATTTTCTTGAAAAGATCTTTCAGATGGAAATTAACTTGCCCTTTTTTGATGAAAAGGTTATCCGTCAAAGCCTTGCGGAACAATTAAAAACCTTTTACGATCCAGCCTATCATAAAGAGATTGAAGCGGAAATCGTTGGTACTCCAAGCGCCTCACCCTATTACTTCAAGGGCTGGATAGAAACATTACGCGACGTCAGCAGGCTAAGTAACGGCCTTACATTGAATCTAAATGATCTCTTAAAAGAAGTCGTTTTTTCTGAATTCATACGCCTTGAGATTTTACGTCTAAAATTCCCGTCGGTTCATGAATCACTTTATCAAAAAACTGACCTCTTCTTTGACCAGGTCGACACAAATACCTCTAAAGGTTATATACTGAAATCCATAAATGATGACCGCGGGAAAAAACATCAACTGACCAAAGAATCATCTGAATTCGAATTGTACCTCCGTACGAATGCAAGCCGTTTAGGAATCGAGCAGGAGGAAATTTTTAAGGTGGTCGAATATGTTGACGATCTATTTGGCGAAAGCAAATTAACAGCAAGATTCCGAAGCCACCTTTCTGTGGTCTATCCCAGTCGTTTCAGACTGTACTTTGCTTACAGCCTTATTGATGGAGCTTTGTCCGAAGCAGAATTTACCAAAGCCCGTAGCGCCGGCGCTGACAGTCTGATCCAACAAATTGATAAGTGGAGGGATAGTGGATCAAGTTATGATGTTTACCGAAGGTTTCTACAGATCAAGACGTTTGACGACCGAAAAGATTTTGAAACTATCGTCGAGGGCATTCTATATTTTGCGCGTCAGCCCAGTAATGGAGGACAATATGGATTCGATCATAAGCCATTGGCAGCAATCTTAAGTGATCACGAAAACCGGAACTCGAAAAGATTTTATAACGGAGACCACGAAACTTATGTCAATTATGTAAGAACCCTGTTTGATCGTGCACGTTCACCTTATACGTTTGATATCAATTTTTTAGAGCATCTAAATAAAGAATTTAATGATTCGTTCCCCATTGGAAAACAAGAGCGTCTCGGAATATGTCTTCATTACCTTGAAAAATACGCTAATTCAATAAAGTCATGGGACAATAATATGTGGGATCTATTTCATTCATGTTCTTATAAGGAATGGACATCAACCGGTGGAAACGCTCACAAAAGCGAAACAATTTATCCGGATGAATGTAAAAAAATCATGGTTTCAGCAGTCCGCCAGCATTTAACCAGCTTTATGGAAGCCATTATTGTTTTTGCTCCGTTTTCCAAAACCCACATGTATATAAGTGAAGTTGTTGAAACAATTTTTGGAAGTTACGATGCTTTCGGTGATTTCCTTGATTCTATGGATGACACTTTTTATAACCATCTAAGAGAGTTTAAGAAATTTTTCAAGATTTTAAGAGATAGCGATTTCAAAAACGCTGTACCCTATCATTTTGAATCGCTGCACCCCAAACCACGAGGACATTTTGATTAG
- a CDS encoding ATP-binding protein, which yields MPDINDEYPTVTQALNSPVALANKPFPYDGIADARRFEELVYSIFKQAISEKSFRDFDEISLMSGVRDYGRDCALKKNGKNYGLIQCKKYTKSLNKSDFGEEIVKFVLYTLLDKTLMFDEEDFEYFICATSNFTHECGEFIDGFRQRIFTEPQLHNWIEKNLKSPTLRPLQITDYESELHRKLSLIKLTKITSQDLDQLLIKKSFQHLIPLFFEVRTITVGQEVVGGNSKARLKQTSELREYLHRGSVSLNFEKDQFEGIPASHISRQETTMLLDWITSHPSKDEEGKDKNICLLSGNAGMGKTVILKDLYQALVEADIAVLALKSDKLYANNIRELQDKLGVGIPVYDLIEQCKQIFKRTVIVIDQIDALSQSMSTDRNYINVYKAIIDRYTHDSDVKIVISVRTFDLHFDPSLRVYRKMKNVIVKRLDEETVLMQLKKIGIEKRALSGKLLDLLRTPNHLNVFSLIHRPGNSSLSATSIQGLYMELWRQNVLAVPYQSLLKPKGLKALLYNVAHQMFKEQRIALSEHIFEDSHQELLYLVSSRLLTRDNAQIQFFHQTFYDFVFAKRFVEESNNLKDYIFSQEQSIHIRSAVKMILTYLREYAPNEYVKGVREIMEDQNVLFHIKHLTLSVIAYTDDPLLEEISLATELIGKSLAYNTVFFEHVASPKWFAPALAQHFFDDLLAEAAPLPYAFIDHNPDGEQAKIDLIYNRNTRLDFLKRQVLDNYEPAWDFLLRTKWKTVIKNVLYDVTNWHNPKAFQVLEQCKDFEEPDDFIYHRILKHVAVDFPEYAWDRISNDLLSDSYKAKSTNRDFHEEHVLKDLAASIPEKMIETLSNIIERKIDPVAYGDRIILDDYHFNNVDLQDEDSLEGPQYIYRLLAVCLRRAAAKRSPQFLAYVSAHTTSKLEPILRLLIFAIKTNESLYAQEIFNLFTHLHDNRHLKGEDDFNSEFREIFKTGFEFLSDTQRGQIIDKLKVLKVKDEAYVFPKVNDRGPVRVSYVGKAKWAYYRCLPAAVIDADQTLKVQFGELSRRFPDFDDKIRSGRTIAGMVRPPLPHQAYERMSEDQWIRSFHKYISDRDWPRREDFLKGGLHEHALGFKEAVTKDPGPSKIRLIDYVLEHNEIPNTYAIYGIWGLTDSNIEPLPEIQVINHLFKRLLSTGDYDRELTVCISTARFLLRNECNDEQVITFLIDLTKQPAYVPSVIRPENDEEKADRLLSRAINDVPSSAAYGLVYVTDPAFEDLIFAELSNLLSKGNREMKAGIYYRYAHLMKLNGERAFELFVNTLSAEADNDILSSAIWSLQYLGNYDFFRLNPIYQKLINSRDLKADNLRNVFSILFFSYLLDKQGADRLLWDMLDQHIAIRRWAITQAAEHYYFNDSAPSKSHGLLLHLANLPEDGEADNSEWRFIKFDHIPVSEIADVLESYISSSRFAISDNLVSYLTDQCSNSPFICIDLFNLTIKQYTKCERKNNLHREIETTKFVIGAFNALKGNDESSKKMRMTLLEAFDTILKDVRLRNQTDKVLEELL from the coding sequence ATGCCTGATATTAACGATGAATATCCTACTGTTACACAAGCACTAAACAGCCCGGTGGCACTAGCGAACAAGCCTTTTCCGTATGACGGAATCGCCGATGCCAGGAGATTCGAGGAATTGGTCTATAGTATATTCAAGCAAGCTATCTCAGAGAAGAGTTTTCGAGATTTCGATGAAATTAGCCTGATGTCAGGCGTCAGAGATTATGGCCGGGACTGCGCGTTAAAAAAGAATGGAAAGAATTATGGCCTCATCCAATGTAAAAAATATACAAAATCATTAAACAAGTCCGATTTCGGAGAGGAAATAGTGAAGTTCGTGTTGTACACATTGTTGGATAAAACCCTGATGTTCGATGAAGAGGATTTCGAATACTTTATTTGCGCGACCAGCAATTTCACCCATGAGTGCGGAGAATTCATCGACGGTTTCCGGCAGCGAATTTTCACAGAGCCACAACTACACAACTGGATCGAAAAGAATCTGAAAAGTCCGACCCTCCGGCCGTTGCAAATCACGGATTATGAATCGGAACTGCATCGTAAACTGTCGCTGATCAAATTAACGAAGATCACCAGTCAGGATTTAGATCAATTACTTATTAAGAAAAGCTTTCAACATTTGATCCCGCTGTTTTTTGAAGTGAGGACTATAACCGTGGGGCAAGAAGTTGTTGGAGGTAATAGTAAGGCACGATTAAAACAAACCAGTGAACTTCGCGAATATCTTCACCGGGGCTCCGTATCATTGAACTTTGAGAAGGACCAGTTCGAAGGAATTCCTGCTTCCCATATTTCCAGACAGGAAACCACTATGCTGCTAGATTGGATAACGTCCCATCCCTCAAAAGACGAAGAGGGGAAAGACAAAAACATTTGCCTGCTTTCCGGCAACGCAGGTATGGGCAAGACGGTCATTCTAAAGGACCTTTACCAGGCACTTGTAGAAGCGGATATCGCCGTTCTGGCGCTCAAGTCGGATAAACTATACGCCAACAACATCAGGGAACTACAGGATAAGTTGGGCGTCGGTATACCGGTGTACGATCTGATAGAGCAATGTAAGCAAATCTTCAAAAGGACCGTCATTGTAATAGATCAGATCGATGCGTTGTCCCAATCCATGTCAACCGACCGGAACTACATCAATGTATATAAAGCTATCATAGACCGCTATACACACGATTCGGATGTTAAAATCGTTATTTCCGTAAGAACCTTCGACCTTCACTTTGATCCATCTTTGCGCGTCTATCGGAAGATGAAAAATGTCATTGTAAAGCGGTTGGATGAAGAGACAGTTTTAATGCAGTTGAAAAAAATCGGCATTGAAAAGCGAGCACTTTCAGGCAAACTATTGGACTTGTTGAGGACACCGAATCACCTAAACGTGTTCTCTTTGATCCACAGGCCGGGTAACAGTAGCCTCAGCGCTACCTCCATCCAAGGACTATACATGGAACTCTGGCGGCAAAATGTACTCGCAGTACCGTATCAATCGTTACTTAAACCGAAAGGGTTGAAGGCACTTTTGTATAATGTTGCCCATCAGATGTTCAAGGAGCAGCGGATTGCTTTGAGCGAACACATTTTCGAGGACAGCCATCAAGAACTTCTTTACCTGGTTAGTTCCCGGCTACTCACCAGGGACAACGCCCAGATACAGTTTTTTCACCAAACGTTCTATGACTTCGTCTTTGCCAAGCGTTTCGTAGAAGAAAGCAACAACCTTAAAGACTACATATTCAGTCAGGAGCAATCCATCCACATCCGTTCTGCCGTAAAGATGATCTTAACCTACCTAAGGGAGTATGCACCTAACGAGTATGTTAAAGGGGTGAGGGAGATAATGGAAGACCAAAATGTCTTATTTCATATTAAGCATTTGACTTTATCAGTCATAGCTTACACAGACGATCCATTGCTGGAAGAGATAAGTCTGGCAACGGAACTGATCGGCAAGTCACTCGCCTATAACACCGTATTTTTTGAACATGTTGCTTCTCCGAAGTGGTTCGCGCCCGCTTTAGCGCAGCATTTTTTTGACGATCTTCTGGCAGAAGCAGCTCCCCTCCCCTATGCCTTCATCGATCATAACCCGGATGGTGAGCAGGCAAAAATCGACTTAATTTATAACCGGAATACCCGCCTTGACTTTCTGAAACGCCAGGTCCTGGATAACTATGAACCGGCCTGGGATTTTTTGCTGAGAACCAAGTGGAAAACGGTCATTAAAAATGTACTTTACGATGTCACCAACTGGCATAACCCCAAAGCTTTTCAAGTTTTAGAACAATGCAAAGATTTTGAGGAGCCTGACGACTTTATCTATCATAGGATATTGAAACATGTCGCCGTCGATTTTCCGGAATATGCATGGGACCGCATCAGCAATGACCTGTTGTCTGACAGTTATAAAGCCAAGTCCACCAACAGGGATTTTCACGAAGAACACGTATTGAAAGACCTGGCGGCCTCTATCCCCGAAAAGATGATTGAAACGCTCAGTAATATCATCGAGCGAAAGATCGATCCAGTTGCCTATGGTGACCGAATCATCCTGGATGATTATCACTTCAACAACGTCGATCTCCAGGACGAAGATAGTCTGGAGGGGCCGCAGTATATTTATCGTTTGCTCGCCGTTTGCCTGCGGCGCGCTGCAGCAAAACGGTCACCACAATTTCTAGCGTACGTAAGCGCGCATACCACCAGCAAACTTGAGCCGATACTCCGGCTGCTGATTTTTGCCATAAAGACCAACGAATCGTTGTATGCCCAGGAAATTTTCAACCTTTTCACTCACTTACATGACAACAGGCATTTGAAGGGCGAAGATGATTTCAATAGTGAATTCAGAGAAATCTTTAAAACCGGGTTCGAGTTCTTAAGCGACACCCAACGCGGGCAAATTATAGACAAATTGAAGGTCTTAAAGGTAAAGGATGAAGCGTATGTTTTTCCTAAAGTGAACGACCGGGGACCAGTCCGGGTCTCTTATGTCGGCAAAGCAAAATGGGCTTATTACCGGTGCTTACCGGCCGCAGTGATCGATGCGGATCAAACGTTGAAGGTCCAGTTTGGCGAACTTAGCCGGAGGTTTCCGGACTTTGATGACAAAATCCGATCTGGACGAACGATCGCAGGCATGGTGCGCCCCCCCCTCCCACATCAAGCGTATGAACGGATGTCTGAAGATCAATGGATACGGTCCTTTCACAAGTATATCAGTGACAGAGATTGGCCGAGGCGTGAGGACTTTCTGAAGGGAGGCTTGCATGAACATGCTTTGGGCTTTAAGGAGGCCGTGACAAAAGATCCCGGTCCAAGCAAGATAAGGTTGATTGACTATGTGCTTGAACATAACGAAATTCCAAATACTTATGCTATCTATGGCATTTGGGGCCTGACGGACAGCAATATAGAACCGCTCCCGGAGATACAGGTGATCAATCACCTGTTCAAAAGACTGCTGTCAACAGGTGATTACGATAGGGAGTTAACTGTTTGTATCTCCACTGCCCGCTTCCTGTTGCGAAACGAATGCAATGATGAGCAGGTCATTACCTTTCTTATCGATCTTACCAAACAGCCAGCCTACGTTCCATCGGTCATCAGGCCTGAAAACGACGAGGAAAAGGCTGACCGTCTTCTAAGCCGGGCAATCAACGATGTTCCCAGTTCGGCTGCCTACGGTCTGGTCTACGTAACCGATCCGGCATTCGAAGACCTGATTTTTGCCGAATTAAGCAACTTGCTTAGTAAAGGGAACCGCGAAATGAAGGCCGGGATCTACTACCGGTATGCACATTTAATGAAGCTCAACGGTGAAAGGGCCTTTGAGCTCTTTGTAAACACACTAAGCGCGGAAGCTGACAATGACATCCTCAGTTCCGCCATCTGGTCGCTCCAGTACCTCGGGAACTATGATTTTTTTCGTCTGAACCCGATCTATCAAAAGCTGATCAACTCCCGAGATCTGAAAGCAGATAATTTACGAAACGTTTTTTCTATTCTATTCTTCTCCTATTTGCTGGATAAGCAAGGCGCAGACCGTTTACTGTGGGATATGTTGGATCAGCATATAGCCATTCGTCGCTGGGCGATCACCCAGGCGGCAGAGCACTATTACTTCAATGATTCTGCACCTTCCAAATCACATGGACTTTTGTTGCACCTTGCCAATCTGCCTGAAGATGGTGAAGCAGATAATTCCGAATGGCGCTTTATCAAGTTTGATCACATACCGGTAAGCGAAATAGCAGACGTGCTCGAAAGCTATATCTCATCCTCCCGCTTCGCCATCTCTGACAACCTTGTTAGTTATCTTACCGACCAGTGCAGTAATTCGCCATTCATCTGCATAGACCTATTTAATCTGACCATCAAACAGTATACAAAGTGTGAAAGAAAAAATAATCTTCACCGGGAGATTGAAACAACAAAGTTCGTCATTGGTGCATTTAATGCCTTGAAAGGCAACGATGAATCGAGTAAGAAAATGCGGATGACGTTGCTTGAGGCATTCGACACCATTTTAAAGGACGTTCGCTTGCGGAATCAGACAGACAAAGTGCTTGAAGAGCTACTTTGA